The genomic stretch TTTCGACATGATCGCCCAGGCCGCCGGCGGTGCCTTCAGCGTGACCGGCGACCCCGACGGCCCGCCTATGCGCCCCGGCGCCACCTTCGGCGATACCGGCTCCGGCGTCCACGCTGCCCTCGGTATCCTCGCTGCCTACGTCCAGCGCCAGCGCACCGGCCGCGGCCAGGTCGTCGAAATCGCCATGCAGGAGGTCATCGCCAACTTCATGCGCGAGCCCATGTCCCAGCGCGAGTGGCGCTCCAGCCCCATCCAGCGCCGCGGCAACCGCACCGTCGTCCCCACCGACCTCTACCCCTGCGCCCCCGGCGGCCCGAACGACTACATCTACATAATGGTCGTCACCACCCGCATGTGGGACGCCCTGGTCGCCGCCATCGACATGCCCGAGCTCGGCATGGACCCCCGCTTCGCCACCGTCCGCGACCGCCACGCCAACGGCGACGCCCTCTGGGAGATCATCGCCGGCTGGACGCGCCAGCGCACCAAGTTCGAAGCCATGCAGCACCTCGCCGCCGCCGGCGTCCCCTGCAGCGCCGTCTACGACACCGAAGACCTCCTCGCCGACCCCCACCTCCGCGCCCGCAACATGATCCGGACCATCCAGCACCCCACCGTCGGCGAGTTCCAGCTCCTCGCACCGCCGATCCACCTGAGCGATTCCGAGGTCGAGCTCCAGCGCGCTCCGCTCCTCGGTGAGCACACCCGCGAAACCCTCGCCGCGGAACTCGGTCTCAGTGAGGCCGAAATCGAAGCCCTCGCAGCCCGCGGCGTCATCCAGCTCGGCGCCCCGGCAGCCAGCCCCCTGGCGCCCTGAAACAGCCCGCTGGCGGCATGCCGCCGCCTCGGCGAAGATCACCCCGTGGCCGAATCCGTCGCCGGAAAGCTCCTCGTCGCCTCCCTCTCCCTTGTCGACCCTAACTTCTTCCGCACCGTCGTCCTTGTCTGCATGCACGACGATGATGGCGCCATGGGCCTCGTCCTCAACCGCCCCGTGATGGAGGCCCCCGTCGCCGACCACCTCCCCCAGTTCGCCGGTCTCGCCGCCGACCCGCCCGTCGTCTTCCAGGGCGGCCCGGTCGAACCCACCGCCGCCATCGCACTCGGCCGCTTCCGCCCCGGGGCAGCCCCGGCCAATCGCGTCGTCGGCGACGCCGCCCTGCTCGACCTCTCCCGCCCCCTCGACGACTACCAGGCCGACCTCGCATCGGTCCGCGTCTTCGCCGGCTACTCCGGCTGGAGCCCCGGCCAGCTCGACCGCGAAATCGCCGAAGAAGCCTGGTTCGTTGTCCCCGCCCTCGAAGGCGATGCCTTCGACCCCGACCCCGCCACCCTCTGGCGCCGCGTCCTTCAGCGCCAGCCCGGGAGGCTCAAGCTCTTCGCCTGGGCCCCCGCCGACCCCCGCGTCAACTGACCTGCCGTTGACGTCCGCGTCGCGCCGTCGCACGCTCCCTCCATGAGCAGCGAACGCATCTCCTGGTTCCCCGTCCTCGAGCGCGACCAGCTTTCCGATGAAGCCCGCGCCCTATTCGACCAGATGGAAGAGCGCATGGGCTTCGTCCCCAACGTCTTCCGCGCCCTCGCCTGGCGCGGCGACCGGATGCTCAAGTGGTACGCCCACTACCAGTCCGTCATGGAGCCCACCCCCGGCCTCGGCAGGGCCGAGCGCGAAATGATCGCTGTCGTCGTCTCGATGCAGAACCAGTGCCTCTACTGCCTCACCACCCACGGCTTCGCCCTCCGCGCCATCCTCAAGGACCCCGTCCAGGGCGACCGCATCACCCTCGACTACCGCAAGGCCGGCCTCTCCGAAAAGCACATGGCCATGCTCGACTTTGCCGTGAAACTTACCCTCGACCCCGTCACCGTCACCGAAGACGACATCGACGAACTCCGCGCCCTCGGTTTCTCCGACGAAGATTGCTGGGACATCGTCGAAGTTACAGCCATGTTCAACTTCACCAATCGGCTGATGAGCGGCGCCGGCGTCCTGCCCAATCCGGAGTTCCACGGCATGGCCCGCTGACGCCGGCGCCCCCCACAGGGCAAACCAAACGCGGGGGCTCCGGACGGAGCCCCCGCTGTGTGCTTCCGGGAAACCGGGCCTTACTCCGGGATGAGCACCCGGTCGATCACATGGATGACGCCGTTCGTGGCCATAACGTCCGCGGTCGTCACCGTTGCGTCGTTGATCATCACCGTGCCGCCCTCGACCTTGATCTGGAGCTTCGAGCCCTCGACCGTCGTCGCCTCAGTCAGCTTCGCCACGTCCGCCGAGGTGACCTTCCCCGCCACCACGTGGTAGGTCAGCACCTTCGTCAGCTCATCCTTGTTCGCCAGCAGCTGGTCAAGCGTCCCGGCCGGCAGCGCAGCGAACGCCTCATCTGTGGGCGCAAACACCGTGAACGGCCCTTCGCCCTTGAGCGTCTCCACAAGGCCGGCCGCTTCGAGGGCGCGCGCCAGCGTCGTGAAGTTCCCGGTGGCGACTGCCGTCTCGACGATGTCCCCGGCCGCTGCCGGCGCGGTCGGCAACGGCGTCGGCTCCGCATCGTCATCGTCGCCGCCGCACGCGGCAATACCGGCCGCAGCGACTGCCGCACCCGCCAGCAGCATCAGCGACCGCCATCGAAAGACCTTCATGAGAACCCCCTGTACAGGTAACTTCCGGCCCCGGTCTCCGGGCCGGTACACTCAGTACGGAACACAGGTGCAAATTCGATCCCCAGAGCAGCCAGCCTGCTCCGGGTTCCCTTACCCGGCCTTTCCCGTCAGGCGCAGCGGCCGGCGCCTATAATTTGATCGAGGAGGTTAGCCATTTCTCGAAAATGAACTTCCTGAAAACCACCATCCTGCTCGCTGCCCTCACCGGTCTCCTCGTGGCCGTAGGCGGATTCATCGGCGGCACAGGCGGAGCCATCTTCTTCCTGCTCCTTGCCGGCGTCATGAACTTCTTCGCCTACTGGTTCAGCGACCGCGTCGCACTCGCCATGGCCGGCGCCCGCGAAATTACCGAAGCCGAACACCCGCGCCTCTTCCAGATCGTCCGCGAGGTCGCCCGCGCCGCGGGCATGCCCATGCCCCGCGTCTACATCGTCGAAAACGCCTCGCCGAACGCCTTCGCAACAGGCCGCGACCCCCAGCACGCTGTCGTCGCTGTCACCACCGGCATCCTCCGCCTCCTGAACGAGCGCGAGCTGCGCGCCGTCATCGGCCATGAGATGGGTCACGTCAAGAACCGCGACATCCTCACAAGCTCTATCGTCGCCACCATCGCCGGCGCCATCTCCATGATCGCCCAGGTCCTCATGTGGTCCTCCATCTTCGGCGGCCGCGACCGCGACCAAAACCCGCTCGTCGCTCTGCTCGTCATCCTGGTTGCACCCATCGCCGCAACCCTGCTGCAGCTCGGCATCAGCCGCTCCCGTGAATACGCCGCCGATGAGACCGGCGCCCGCGTCACCCGCGACCCCCTCGCGCTCGCCAGCGCACTCGAAAAGCTGAAGATGGGCATCGCTGCCGTGCCGATGGAGCCTACCCCTGCCCAGGAGGCCGTCTCCGCGCTCTACATCGCCAACCCGTTCCGCGGCGAAGGGCTCGCCAACCTCTTCAGCACCCACCCGCCGCTGGATGAGCGGATCCGCCGCCTCCGCGCCATGGCGGGCCGCATCTAGCCCCTCCTCCGCGAATCAGCTGTGCAGCCCGCCCGGCATCCCTCGCCGGGCGGTTCGCGTTTTCCCGGGCCGCTCCGGCACCATGCAGACCATGGAATCGCACCACCGCATCCCGCTCGCCGGCGCCGGGGCCATGCCCGCCTTCCTCGCCGCGCCCGATGACCCGTCCCCGGCGCCGCGCCCGGGCATCCTCGTCATCCACGAGGTCTTCGGCCTCAACGACGACATCCGCGCCCAGGCCCGCCGCGCCGCCTCCCTCGGCTGGGTGGCCCTCGCCCCCGACCTGCTCGCCGCCCTCGGCCCCCGGCCGCTCTGCATCATGCGCGCCTTCCGCGACCTCTCCCGCGGCGCCGGCCCTGCCTTCGAAGCCCTCGAAGCTGCCCGCGCCTGGCTCGCCGCCCGCCCCGGGGTCGACCCGGCCCGCCTCGGCGTCATCGGCTTCTGCATGGGCGGCGGCTTCGCCCTCCTCCTTGCTGCCCGCGCGCCGTACCGCGCCGCAGCCGTCTTCTACGGTTCCGTCCCGAAGGACCCTTCCGCCCTCGACGACGCCTGCCCCATCGTCGCCGGCTACGGCGGCCGCGACCGCCTCTTCGCGCCGCAGGGCCGCCGGCTGCAGGAGCACCTCGAACACCTCGGCATCCCCCACGACGTTGTCATCTACCCCGACGCTGGCCACTCGTACATGAACCGCCACAGCGGTCTCATCGCGAAACTCGGTGCCTGGGGCCCCATGAAGGTCGCGTACAATCCCGTCGCCGCTGAGGACAGCTGGCGCCGCATCGCCGACTTCTTCCGGGAACACCTCGGCTAGCCGGCTTAATCCCCCTCCAGCCGCTCGAACGCGACGGCCGCCGCGCCCAGCAAGCCCGTGTTCTCCCCCAGCTCGCCGATGCGCACCAGCGCCCCCGATGCCGGCCCGTACGCCATCGACCCCATCGCCTCCCGCATCGGCCCCAGCAGCATCTCGCCCATCGCCAGCAGTCCGCCCGAGAGCGTCACCGCGTCCGGGTTCAGCACGTTCACGAGGCTCCCCAGCCCCAGCCCGAGGATGTGCCCGCCGTTCCGGATCTCCGCCTCGCAGGTGCGGTCCCCCCGTTTCGCAGCTTCGAACAGGTGCACCGCGGTCGGCTCCGCGTACCCCACCAGCTCCTTCAGCACCGCCGACTTCCCCTGTTCCAGCAGCTTCCGCGCCCGCGCCGCGAACGCCACGCCGCTCACCAGCGCCTCGAGGCAGCCGCGCGACCCGCACGTGCACCGCGGCCCCGCCGGGTCGATGATGATGTGCCCGATCTCCCCCGCCAGCCCCTGCGCGCCGCGGTACAGCCGCCCATCGATGACGATGCCGCCCCCGATGCCTGTCCCGAGCGTCGCGTGGAGCAGGTGCCGCGTCCCTCGTCCCGCCCCAAACCGGTACTCCCCGAGCGCCGCCGCCGACGCGTCGTTCTCGATGTACGCCGGGATACCCAGCCGCTGCGCTACCGGCGTCGTCAGCACCACGTTCCGGAACCCCGCGATGTTCGGGGCGAAGATGACCTTCCCCTCGTTCGCGTTGATCAGCCCCGCCGTCGCGATGCAGGCCGCCGCCGGCGCTGCACCTGACGCCTCCACGGTCCGCGCCAGCAGGTCCACCACCAGCTGAACGGCTTCCCCAGGGCTTGCCTGCGGCGGTGTCGGGTGGTCCTCCCGGAACAGCACCTCGCCCCGCTCATCCACAATCGCCGCCCGCAGGTGCGTGCCTCCGAAATCCGCCGCAAGCACTAGGCGCGTCATGCCCGCACTCTACCCCATCGCCCTCATTGACCGCATTTCGCTACCCTTCCGCCATGCCCGGCGCCCGCCTCGGCCCGCGCGAGCGCGCCCTCCTCGCATCCGAACCGGTCGCCCGGCTCGCCACCATCAGCAGTGACGGCCGCCCGCACCTCGTCCCGGTCTGCTTCGCGCTGCTCGATGAGCCGGCCGGGCACGTTCTCGCCATGTCCGTCGACGAAAAGCCGAAGCGCCCCGGCAGGCTCGCCCGCATCGCTAACCTCCGGCGCGACCCCCGCGCGGCCCTCCTCGTCGACCGCTACGATGCCGACTGGTCGCGCCTCGCGTGGGTCCGCCTCGATGTCGACGCCGTCGTCCTCGAACGGGGTGACTGCTGGCCCGAAGCGCTCGCGGCCCTCCGCGCGCGCTATCCGCAGTACCGCACGATGGACCTCGAGGCCCTGCCCCTCGTCCGGTTTGTCCCCGTTCGCATCGTCTCCTGGTTCGCCTCCGGCTGAGCCCCGCAGGCGCCGTTCCCGAGCGCCCTGTTACGATCGCCGGGGCACGTTCGCCCGCGGAGGTTGTTCGATGGTCCTGGAGTTCACCATGCAGCGCATCGACGGCACGGAAGAGCCGCTCGAACGGTATCGCGGCAATGTCCTCATGCTCGTCAATGTCGCCAGCAAGTGCGGCCTCACCCCCCAGTACGCCGCCCTCCAGGCCATCTACGAACGCTACCGCGACCGCGGCTTCGAAATCCTCGGCTTCCCAGCCAACGACTTTATGGGCCAGGAGCCCGGCACCAACGAGGAGATCGCCGCCTTCTGCGACCTCAACTACGGCGTCACCTTCCCCCTCTTCGCGAAGATCTCCGTCAAGGGCGAAGGCATGCACCCGCTCTACCGGGCTCTCACCTCGCTCCCCGCGCCGCTGGGCGGCGACGTCCTCTGGAACTTCCAGAAGTACCTCGTCGACCGCGACGGCAACGTCGTCGCGAAGTTCGACCCGCGCACCCCGCCCGACGCGCCCGAGGTCATCGAAGCGATTGAGCAGCTCCTCTGAGCGGGGCTGGTCTCAGACTTCCACGCCGTTCCTGAGGATGATCTGCGCGTACAGCTCCGCCGACTTCTTGGGGATCCGCGCCAGCGTCCGGTAGTCCGTGTACACGATGCCGAACCGCTTGCTGTAGCCGAACGCCCACTCGAAGTTGTCCATCAGCGACCACTGGTAGTAGGCCCGCACGTCGCAGCCGTCGGCAATCGCCCCGTGCAGCCCCGCCAGGAAGCCGCGCAGCAGCTCCTGTCGCGTGGTGTCGTCGATCACGCCGCTGGCGTCCGGCTCCGTGTTGTCGCAGACCCCGTTCTCGGTGATGGAGATCCGCGGCCGGTCGTACTCCCGCGAAACCCACCGCACGAACGCCCCGAGCGCATGGGGCGCCGCCTCATACCCCATCGGCAGGAGCGGCAGCCGCGGCGGCGCGTACGTGAACCCCACGCTGTTGTTCGCCGGCTGGATGAGCCCGCGCGAGTACAGGTTCACCCCGAGGAAGTCCGTCGGCGTCGCGATGACCTCCATGTCGCCCGGCTCAATCGGCAGCGGAACGCCCCGCTCGGCGAAATGCTTCACCACCGTCGCCGGGTACCCGCGCCCGAAGACCGGCCCGTGGAACAGCCGCGTGTCGAAGTCGCGCGCCCGCTCCACCGCTGCCGCAGTCTCGGGCGAGTCGTCCGCCGGTTCGTAGTACGTGTTGGCGTTCGTAATGCCGATCTCCCCGCGATACCCGCCCTCGCGGAAGACCCGCACCGCCTTCCCGTGCGCCAGCAGCGCGTGGTGAATCGCCCGCGCATACGCCCCGAGGTCCCGGATGCCCGGCGCCATCACACCCGTGCGGTGCCCCATCTCCGTGAACACAATCGGCTCGTTCAGCGTAATCCAGCGCGTCACCCGGTCGCCGAACCGGTCGAAGGCCGTCTTCGCGTACGCCGCGAACGCATCCGTCGTCTCCCGGTTCATCCACCCGCCGAGGTCCTGCAGCGCCTGCGGCAGGTCCCAGTGGTAGAGCGTGATCGCCGGCTCGATGTTCTTTTCGAGCAGGGCATCAATCAGCCGGTCGTAGAACGCCAGCCCCTGCTCATTCACCGCGCCCCGCCCGAACGGGTAAATCCGGGACCATGCCAGCGAGAACCGGTACGTCTGGATACCGAGGCTCGCCATCAGCTCGATGTCCTCGCGGTACCGGTGGTAGTGGTCGCACGCCACATCCCCCGTGTCGCCGTTCTGCACGCGCCCCGGCTGCCGGACGAACGTGTCCCAGATCGTCACACCCCGGCCGTCCTCCCGGACGGCGCCTTCGATCTGGTACGCCGCCGTCGCGACGCCCCACTGGAAACCCTCAGGAAACGAGAGAAACGCCATTCGCCGGATTCTAGCCGCGCCCTCCGCCGCAGGGAATACCGTCCGCCTCCCGTTTACGCGCCGCTCCCGCTCGCGTATCGTTCCCCGCGCACAAACTATCCCGCGGAGTTGGCCCCGTGACACAGGAAAAGACGCCGCTCATCACCGATGAGATGCGCGCCCACGTCGGCAAGGAGTCCGAGCCCTTCACCCTCGAGGTCGATAAAACCTCCATCCGCATGTTCGCCCGCGCCGTCGGCCACACCGACCCCATCTTCTACGACGAAGCCGCCGCCAAAGCCGCCGGCTACCGCAGCCTCGTCGTGCCGCCGGGCTACCTCGGCACCCCCGTCTACAATCCGCGCGCCGGCGGCCGCCGCGGCTTCGACATCGGCCCCCAGCCGTCCCGCCCGCTCACCCGCGTCCTCAACGGCGGCACCGACATCGAGTACTTCGACGACATCTGCGCCGGCGACGTCCTGACCGCACGCTCCCACGTCGCTTCCTACGAAGAGCGAGAGGGCAGCATCGGCCAGATGCTCATCACGACCACCAAAACGGTCTACACCAACCAGGATGGCAAAGTCGTCGCCATCATGACCGGCACCAGCATCCGCTACTAACCCGGAGGGGCATCGCAATGGCAGCGAAATGGGACGAAATCACGGAAGGCATGGCCATCCCCGAACTCAAGAAGAACTGCTCCACTCAGCAGCTCGTCCTCTGGGCAGCAGCCTCCGGGGACTTCTACCAGATTCACTACGATAAAGACTTCGCCAAGAGCACCGGCCTCAGCGACATCATCGTCCACGGCGCACTCAAGCATGCCTTCCTCGGCCAGCTCCTCCACGACTGGCTCGGAGGCAACGGCAAGATCAAGCGCTTCGGCTGCAGCTACCGCGGCATGGACTACCCGAACCAGGACATCCTCTGCAGGGGCATCGTCACCCGCAAATACGAAGAGAACGGCCAAAAGCTCGTCGACCTCGAGATCTGGACCGAAAACCCCGAGGGCAAGAAGACCACCCCCGGCTCAGCCACGGTCATCATCAACAGCTGACGGCGCCGCTGATTCCGCCGCAGAAGGAGCACAACCCATGGGCAACCTCCTCGAGGGCAAAGTCATCGCCATGACCGGCGCCGGCCGCGGCATCGGCCGCGAGTGCGCCCTCCTCGCCGCCTCCGAAGGCGCCCGCGTCGTCGTCAACGACCCCGGCGTCAATCCCGACGGCACCGGCCACGACGATGGGCCCGCCGCACAGGTCGTCGAGGAAATCAAAAAAATGGGCGGCGAAGCCGTCGCCAACTTCGCCGACGTCTCAACCATGGAGGGCGGGGAAAGCGTCATCCGCACCGCCCTGGATACCTGGGGCCGCCTCGACGGCCTCATCAACCTCGCCGCCATCCTCCGCGACCGTATGATCTTCAACCTCACCGAAGAAGAGTGGGACGACGTCATCCGCGTCGACCTCAAGGGCCACTTCACCACCATCAAGCCCGCCTCCGTCCTCATGCGGCAGCAGCGCTACGGCCGCATCGTCAACTTCAGCTCGGTCTCCGGCCTGCAGGGCAACTCCGGCCAGGCGAACTACGGCGCCGCCAAGGCCGGCGTCGCCGGTCTCACCCGCGTCGCCGCCCGCGACCTCGGCCGCTACGGCGTCACCGTGAACTGCATCGCGCCCGGGGCCGCCACGCGGCTCACCGCCACCGTGCCCCAGAGCGCCCGCGAACTCCGCGCCCAGCGCGGCATCGCCGCCGCCGGAGGCCCGCCGCAGGCCGCCGCCAACCGCGCCGCCGAAGAAGCCGCCGCCATGCGCACACCCGACATGGTCGCCCCGATGACCATCTACCTCCTCCTCGACGAGGCGTGGAACATCAACGGCCGCATCTTCCAGGTCGCCGGCGGGCATATCGGCCTCCTCGCCGACCTCTATCCCCCCTTCCGCAACATCTACAAGCACGGCAAATGGACCCTCGATGAGCTCCGCATGCTCGTGCCTACCCAGCTTATGGCCGGCATCGCCAACCCCGCTCCGCCCGCCGACGACATCAAAATCCCCGGCCGCGACTTCTAGCGGCAACCCCTTCCCGGGCCATCGAACGGCCCGCCGGCACCTCCCGGCGGGCCTCTTCTTCTGTCGAGCACCTGCCGATACTCAGAGCAGGAACCCCAGCATGACCAGCCGAGCCGCTCCGCCACCGGGCACGCCCCGCACGCTCCGCGTCCTCATCGTCGATGAGGACATCGCCCACATCCGCACCCTGCGGAAGCTCCTCGAGGCGTCGCCCCGCCTGGTGCCCCACGCTGCGCGCGACGTTGAGGAGGCCGGCCGCCTGCTCGACGGCGGCGCCTTCGACGTCGCGCTCGTCTCCGCCCGCCTCTGGCACGACCCGGCCGCACCCCTGGTCCGAGCCCTCCGCGAACGCCGGCCCGACGTCGCCGTCGTCCTCCTCCTCGACCAGGACCCCGCCCTCGAAGCCGTGCCCTCGCTCAAGCTCGGCGCCCACGACTTCCTCACACTCAGCAGCCTCGATGAGGCCCAGCTCACCCTTCGCCTCGCCGTCGCCGTCGAAGAGAACCGCACCCTCCGCCGCCGCGACACCATGGTCCGCTGGCTCGAACGCGAAGCCCGCACCGACCACCTCACCGGCCTCTTCAACCGCCACGCCTTCGACGAGCGCCTCCGCGAGGAGTGCCGCGCACGCCGCGGCACCCGCGAGCCGGTCACCCTCATCCTCGCCGACCTTGTCGGCACCCGCGTCGTCAACCAGTCCCACGGCCACGACGCCGGCGACGACATGCTGCGCAGGGCCGCCGCCGCCATCCACCACTGCATCCGCGGCGGAGACTTCGCCGCCCGCATCGGCGGCGACGACTTCGGCATCATCCTCCCCGGCGCCGACCTCACCGTCGGCCGCCTCATCGCCCGCCGCATCGCCCAGGAGGTCGAGCGCCGCAACCTCGACGAATGGGCCGACCTCGTCCCCATCTCCCTCGCCTTCGGCGTCGCGACCGGCGTCGACTGCGATGCCGCCGACCTCTTCGCCGCCGCCGACCGGCAGCTCGCCGACCGGCCCCGCGGCGCAGCCGTGGTCTCGCTCCTCCGCCGCAACGGCGACAGCGACGGCCCCTCGGTCGCCTAGCCGGTCTCGCCGGCCAGCAGCGCCAGCGCCTCCACGATCGCCTGCGTACCGTCCCGCCCGCGTCCCCTCGCCTGCAGCATCTCGAACAGCTGCCGCACCAGCGCCGAACCCGGCAGCGGCGTGTGCGTCTCGTGCGCGGCGTCCAGCACCAGCCCCAGGTCCTTCTGCATCAGGTCCACCATAAACCCCGGCGCAAAGTCGCCCGCTACCGCCCGCGGACCCAGGTGCTGCAGCATCCACGAACCCGCCGCCCCCGCCGACACCACCTCGAGCATCTTCGCCGGGTCCACCCCTGAACGCCGGCACAGGCTGATCGCCTCCGCCATTGCCAGCAGGTTCAGGCCGCCCGCGACCTGGTTGCAGAGCTTGACCACCTGCCCGGCCCCCGGCGGCCCCACGTGCACAATCGTCTTGCCAATGGCCCGCAGCACCGGCAGCGCCCGCTCGAACGTCTCCGCATCCCCGCCAACCATGATCGCGAGCGTCCCCGCCTTTGCGCCCACATCGCCGCCCGAAACCGGCGCATCGAGCGCCGCAACGCCCCGCTCCGCCAGCTGTGCATGCACCTTCCGCGCCGTGGCCGGGGCGATGGTCGAGCAGTCGACGACGATGCTGCCCGGCGCCGCCCCGTCGATGACACCGCCCGGCCCGAGCACCACCGCCTCCACATCGGCCGACGCCGTCACACAGGTGAACGTCAGCTCCGAGGCGGCGGCCACCTCCGCCGGCGACCCCGCGACGCGCGCCCCAGCAGCGGCCAGCGGCTCGGCCTTCGCCGCCGTCCGGTTCCAGACCGTCAGCTCGTAGCCGGCGGCCAGCAGGTTCGCCGCCATCGGGCCGCCCATAATCCCCAGTCCGATGAACCCCACGCGCCGGATGGTCATCCAGCCCTCCTCTGCCGGTGTGCTCCGCAGATCATGCCCCGGCCGGGCGAACGGCGCCTGCCTGCCTCAGCGCAGCGGAGCATCCCACGGCAGCACCGACCGCCCCGGCTGGAGGATCGGCTTCACCACACCGTCGGCAATCACCGCCAGGATGTCGAACCCCGCGTAAAGTGTCGGGTCCATGCCCCGCAGCGCCCACGAGAGCTTCTCATCCTCGGCGTACGTTGCCGGCCCCAGCACGACCAGCGCGCGCGCATCCGCACCCGTCGCCGGGGCCTCGTTCGCCGCCTTCACCAGCCGGCGCAGATTCCGCCGCAGCGACGCACTCCACGCGTCGTTCTCCGGCGCAGGGGTCCCCAGGATGCACGCCCCGCCGCCCCCGAGGTCGTTCGCCGTCCAGCAGTCCCGCGCCGGCACCACCACCGTGTCATCCACCTCCGGCTGCTGCGACGCCAGCACGATCCGGTCAAACAGCTCCTGCCGCTCTTCCTGCGAAGCCGGCAGCCGGAACAGCTCGTTCGAATTCAGCTGGAACGTCCCCGGCACGCGGTTCGTGAACTGCGCCCAGTGCCCGGCCAGCCCGCCCAGCGCCGTCACCACCGAGCCCGTTGTCGCCACCCGCCGCAGGTAGAGGTTCACCGGCCTGCAGAACTCCAGCCGGCCGTCATCCAGGCGCCTGGCCCCGTCGAGGCTCAGCACGAACTGCGAGAGCCCCGGCTCCTCGGTCGGGAAGCTGGCCCCCCGCGGCACCCAGACCGCCAGAGGCCGACCTTCCGCATCCAGCCGCCGCTCGAGCGCCGCCCGCGCCGCCTCCCACGCCACCGTCGCATCGGGCCCGAACGTGTTCACCACGGTCGTCCGCAGCGACCACCTCCGCCCGACGACGACCGTCGCCGTCAGTGTGGTCCCGTCCGAACTGGCGTCCTCAACCGACGTGCTGCGCGCGTAGTGCGGACCGAACCAGCCGAGGAACAGCCGCAGCCCTGCCTCCGCCTGGTCTGCCGGGTAGCTTCGTTCGGCCACAGCGCCCTGGGATTAGCCGCCGCGCTGGCCGCGAATGCGCGGCTTCGCCACCGTCGCCACCACCACCGAGGGGTCCGTCAGGATCTCGACGCCCGGCGGCGGCGTAATGTCGCCCACCGTCAGCACCGAGTCGAACCCCTTGAGCGGCGCGATGTCGACAGGGATCGTGTCCGGTATGTCGAGCGGGCGGCACCGCACCGACACGATTTCGATGCCCGGGAGGAGCGTCCCCGCAAGGTCGCGCACTGCCGGCGCCTCGCCGACAAGCCGCAGCGGCACGTTCGCCGTGATCGGCCGTTCCGGGTCAACCTGGAAGAAGTCGACATGGATCGGCTCGCCGGTCCCGTGCGCCCGCGCAATCCCGCGCAGGATCACGTACCGCGGCTCCGTCTCGCCCGCCACCTTCAGCTCGATCATCGCCCGCAGCCCGGCCGACTTGATCGTCCGCGCAAACTGGCGCGCATCAATCTCGATCGCCCGCGACGGAATCGCCTTCCCGTACACATTCGCCGGCAGCCGGCCCTCGGCCCGGAGCTGCTTTACCTTCTTTCCGAGGACGGTGCGGGGCGCCGCCTCGATCGTGACGCGTTCAGCCATGGCAATAACCCTCTCCGCCACGCTCCATACGTGGCGCAACAGCTCCAATCTAGCCGAGGGCTCGGCAGGGTCAAGCCTCCGCAGCCAAAAAGTCGAGCCAG from Tepidiforma thermophila encodes the following:
- a CDS encoding dienelactone hydrolase family protein, with the protein product MESHHRIPLAGAGAMPAFLAAPDDPSPAPRPGILVIHEVFGLNDDIRAQARRAASLGWVALAPDLLAALGPRPLCIMRAFRDLSRGAGPAFEALEAARAWLAARPGVDPARLGVIGFCMGGGFALLLAARAPYRAAAVFYGSVPKDPSALDDACPIVAGYGGRDRLFAPQGRRLQEHLEHLGIPHDVVIYPDAGHSYMNRHSGLIAKLGAWGPMKVAYNPVAAEDSWRRIADFFREHLG
- a CDS encoding YqgE/AlgH family protein, with the translated sequence MAESVAGKLLVASLSLVDPNFFRTVVLVCMHDDDGAMGLVLNRPVMEAPVADHLPQFAGLAADPPVVFQGGPVEPTAAIALGRFRPGAAPANRVVGDAALLDLSRPLDDYQADLASVRVFAGYSGWSPGQLDREIAEEAWFVVPALEGDAFDPDPATLWRRVLQRQPGRLKLFAWAPADPRVN
- a CDS encoding zinc metalloprotease HtpX, which produces MNFLKTTILLAALTGLLVAVGGFIGGTGGAIFFLLLAGVMNFFAYWFSDRVALAMAGAREITEAEHPRLFQIVREVARAAGMPMPRVYIVENASPNAFATGRDPQHAVVAVTTGILRLLNERELRAVIGHEMGHVKNRDILTSSIVATIAGAISMIAQVLMWSSIFGGRDRDQNPLVALLVILVAPIAATLLQLGISRSREYAADETGARVTRDPLALASALEKLKMGIAAVPMEPTPAQEAVSALYIANPFRGEGLANLFSTHPPLDERIRRLRAMAGRI
- a CDS encoding fasciclin domain-containing protein; its protein translation is MKVFRWRSLMLLAGAAVAAAGIAACGGDDDDAEPTPLPTAPAAAGDIVETAVATGNFTTLARALEAAGLVETLKGEGPFTVFAPTDEAFAALPAGTLDQLLANKDELTKVLTYHVVAGKVTSADVAKLTEATTVEGSKLQIKVEGGTVMINDATVTTADVMATNGVIHVIDRVLIPE
- a CDS encoding peroxidase-related enzyme (This protein belongs to a clade of uncharacterized proteins related to peroxidases such as the alkylhydroperoxidase AhpD.); this translates as MSSERISWFPVLERDQLSDEARALFDQMEERMGFVPNVFRALAWRGDRMLKWYAHYQSVMEPTPGLGRAEREMIAVVVSMQNQCLYCLTTHGFALRAILKDPVQGDRITLDYRKAGLSEKHMAMLDFAVKLTLDPVTVTEDDIDELRALGFSDEDCWDIVEVTAMFNFTNRLMSGAGVLPNPEFHGMAR
- a CDS encoding TIGR03668 family PPOX class F420-dependent oxidoreductase encodes the protein MPGARLGPRERALLASEPVARLATISSDGRPHLVPVCFALLDEPAGHVLAMSVDEKPKRPGRLARIANLRRDPRAALLVDRYDADWSRLAWVRLDVDAVVLERGDCWPEALAALRARYPQYRTMDLEALPLVRFVPVRIVSWFASG
- a CDS encoding ROK family protein, coding for MTRLVLAADFGGTHLRAAIVDERGEVLFREDHPTPPQASPGEAVQLVVDLLARTVEASGAAPAAACIATAGLINANEGKVIFAPNIAGFRNVVLTTPVAQRLGIPAYIENDASAAALGEYRFGAGRGTRHLLHATLGTGIGGGIVIDGRLYRGAQGLAGEIGHIIIDPAGPRCTCGSRGCLEALVSGVAFAARARKLLEQGKSAVLKELVGYAEPTAVHLFEAAKRGDRTCEAEIRNGGHILGLGLGSLVNVLNPDAVTLSGGLLAMGEMLLGPMREAMGSMAYGPASGALVRIGELGENTGLLGAAAVAFERLEGD
- a CDS encoding CaiB/BaiF CoA transferase family protein, producing MAALDGIKVLDLTQYEAGTTCTQYLAWLGAEVVKVERPGVGDPGRNVAGKGRDSYYFLSFNNNKKSVAIALDTPEGRDLFLRLVPKFDVVVENFTLGTMEKLGLGYDVLSARNPGIIYATIKGFGTSGPYAGYKCFDMIAQAAGGAFSVTGDPDGPPMRPGATFGDTGSGVHAALGILAAYVQRQRTGRGQVVEIAMQEVIANFMREPMSQREWRSSPIQRRGNRTVVPTDLYPCAPGGPNDYIYIMVVTTRMWDALVAAIDMPELGMDPRFATVRDRHANGDALWEIIAGWTRQRTKFEAMQHLAAAGVPCSAVYDTEDLLADPHLRARNMIRTIQHPTVGEFQLLAPPIHLSDSEVELQRAPLLGEHTRETLAAELGLSEAEIEALAARGVIQLGAPAASPLAP